The following coding sequences are from one Canis lupus baileyi chromosome 23, mCanLup2.hap1, whole genome shotgun sequence window:
- the FSHB gene encoding follitropin subunit beta: MRSVRFCFLLCCWRAACGAGCELTNVTIAVEKEECRFCISVNATWCAGYCYTRDLVYKDAARPSIQKTCTFRELAYETVRVPGCARHADSLHTYPVATECHCGRCDSDSTDCTVRGLGPGYCSFGEPQQ; encoded by the exons ATGAGGTCGGTCCGGttttgcttcctcctctgctgCTGGAGGGCGGCCTGCGGCGCGGGCTGTGAGCTGACCAACGTCACCATCGCGGTGGAGAAGGAGGAGTGTCGCTTCTGCATAAGCGTCAACGCCACCTGGTGTGCCGGCTACTGCTACACGCGG GATCTCGTGTACAAGGACGCGGCCAGGCCCAGCATCCAGAAGACATGCACCTTCAGGGAGCTGGCGTACGAGACGGTGAGAGTGCCCGGCTGCGCCCGCCACGCGGACTCCCTGCACACGTATCCAGTCGCCACCGAGTGTCACTGCGGCAGGTGTGACAGCGACAGCACCGACTGCACGGTGCGCGGCCTGGGGCCCGGCTACTGCTCCTTCGGAGAGCCGCAGCAGTGA